The Zonotrichia albicollis isolate bZonAlb1 chromosome 6, bZonAlb1.hap1, whole genome shotgun sequence genome window below encodes:
- the HECTD1 gene encoding E3 ubiquitin-protein ligase HECTD1 isoform X12, with the protein MADVDPDTLLEWLQMGQGDERDMQLIALEQLCMLLLMSDNVDRCFETCPPRTFLPALCKIFLDESAPDNVLEVTARAITYYLDVSAECTRRIVGVDGAIKALCNRLVVVELNNRTSRDLAEQCVKVLELICTRESGAVFEAGGLNCVLTFIRDSGHLVHKDTLHSAMAVVSRLCGKMEPQDSSLEICVESLSSLLKHEDHQVSDGALRCFASLADRFTRRGVDPAPLAKHGLTEELLSRMAAAGGTASGPSSACKPGRSSTGAPSTAADSKLSNQVSTIVSLLSTLCRGSPVVTHDLLRSELPDSIESALQGDERCVLDTMRLVDLLLVLLFEGRKALPKSSAGSTGRIPGLRRLDSSGERSHRQLIDCIRSKDTDALIDAIDTGAFEVNFMDDVGQTLLNWASAFGTQEMVEFLCERGADVNRGQRSSSLHYAACFGRPQVAKTLLRHGANPDLRDEDGKTPLDKARERGHSEVVAILQSPGDWMCPVNKGDEKKKKDANKDEEECNEPKGDPEMAPIYLKRLLPVFAQTFQQTMLPSIRKASLALIRKMIHFCSEALLKEVCDSDAGHNLPTILVEITATVLDQEDDDDGHLLALQIIRDLVDKGGDLFLDQLARLGVISKVSTLAGPSSDDENEEESKPEKEDEPQEDAKELQQGKPYHWRDWSIIRGRDCLYIWSDAAALELSNGSNGWFRFILDGKLATMYSSGSPEGGSDSSESRSEFLEKLQRARSQVKPSTTSQPILSTPGPTKLTVGNWSLTCLKEGEIAIHNSDGQQATILKEDLPGFVFESNRGTKHSFTAETSLGSEFVTGWTGKRGRKLKSKLEKTKQKVRTMARDLYDDHFKAVESMPRGVVVTLRNIATQLESAWELHANRQCIEGENTWRDLMKTALENLIVLLKDENTISPYEMCSSGLVQSLLTVLNNNVDLDVKQDCSQLVERINVFKTAFSENEDDESRPAVALIRKLIAVLESIERLPLHLYDTPGSTYNLQILTRRLRFRLERASGETSLIDRTGRMLKMEPLATVESLEQYLLKMVAKQWYDFDRASFVFVRKLREGQTFVFRHQHDFDENGIIYWIGTNAKTAYEWVNPAAYGLVVVTSSEGRNLPYGRLEDILSRDSSALNCHTNDDKNAWFAIDLGLWVIPSAYTLRHARGYGRSALRNWVFQVSKDGQNWTTLYTHVDDCSLNEPGSTATWPLDPPKDEKQGWRHVRIKQMGKNASGQTHYLSLSGFELYGTVNGVCEDQLGKAAKEAEANLRRQRRLVRSQVLKYMVPGARVIRGIDWKWRDQDGSPQGEGTVTGELHNGTTQSWSSLVKNNCPDKTTAAAGSSSRKGSSSSVCSVASSSDISLGSTKMERRSESVLEQNIVSGPDVHEPIVVLSSADSVPQADIGSSSSASTSTLTADMGNENAERKLGPDNSIRAPGESSAISMGIVSVSSPDVSSVSELTNKEAASQRPLSSSASNRLSVSSLLAAGAPMSSSASVPNLSSRETSSLESFVRRVANIARTNATNNMNLSRSSSDNNTNTLGRNVVSNATSPLMGAQSFPNLTTTGTTSTVTMSTSSVTSSSNVATATTVLSVGQSLSNTLTTSLTSTSSESDTGQEAEYSLYDFLDSCRASTLLAELDDDEDLPEPDEEDDENEDDNQEDQEYEEVMEEEEYETKGGRRRTWDDDYVLKRQFSALVPAFDPRPGRTNVQQTTDLEIPPPGTPHSELLEEVECMPSPRLALTLKVSGLGTTREVELPLTNFRSTIFYYVQKLLQLSCNGSVKSDKLRRIWEPTYTIMYREMKDSDKEKESGKMGCWSVEHVEQYLGTDELPKNDLITYLQKNADSAFLRHWKLTGTNKSIRKNRNCSQLIAAYKDFCEHGSKSGLSQGAISTLQNSDILSLAKEQPQAKAGSGQNSCGVEDVLQLLRILYIVASDPYTTRTSQEEGDEHPQFNFPPDEFTSKKITTKILQQIEEPLALASGALPDWCEQLTSKCPFLIPFETRQLYFTCTAFGASRAIVWLQNRREATVERTRTTSTVRRDDPGEFRVGRLKHERVKVPRGESLMEWAENVMQIHADRKSVLEVEFLGEEGTGLGPTLEFYALVAAEFQRTDLGAWLCDDDFPDDESRQVDIGGGLKPPGYYVQRSCGLFTAPFPQDSDELERITKLFHFLGIFLAKCIQDNRLVDLPISKPFFKLMCMGDIKSNMSKLIYESRGDRDLHCTESQSEASTEEGHDSLSVGSLEEDSKSEFILDPPKPKPPAWFNGILTWEDFELVNPHRARFLKEIKDLAIKRRQILSNKNLSEDEKNTKLQELMLKNPSGSGPPLSIEDLGLNFQFCPSSKVYGFTAVDLKPGGEDETVTMDNAEEYVDLMFDFCMHTGIQKQMEAFRDGFNRVFPMEKLSSFSHEEVQMILCGNQSPSWAAEDIINYTEPKLGYTRDSPGFLRFVRVLCGMSSDERKAFLQFTTGCSTLPPGGLANLHPRLTVVRKVDATDASYPSVNTCVHYLKLPEYSSEEIMRERLLAATMEKGFHLN; encoded by the exons ATGCCCTCCTCGAACTTTTTTGCCAGCACTGTGCAAAATTTTTCTTGATGAAAGTGCTCCAGACAATGTACTGGAAGTAACAGCTCGTGCCATAACTTATTACCTGGATGTGTCGGCTGAGTGCACCCGTAGGATTGTGGGAGTGGATGGAGCTATCAAAGCACTTTGTAATCGTTTAGTAGTTGTTGAACTTAACAACAGAACCAGCAGAGATTTGGCAGAGCAATGTGTGAAG GTGTTAGAATTAATCTGCACCCGTGAGTCAGGAGCTGTGTTTGAAGCTGGAGGGCTGAACTGTGTTCTGACATTCATTCGTGACAGTGGACACCTTGTTCATAAAGATACTTTGCATTCAGCTATGGCTGTAGTATCCAGACTCTGTGGCAAAATGGAGCCTCAGGATTCTTCATTAGAGATCTGTGTGGAATCACTGTCTAGTTTATTAAAACATGAAGACCATCAG GTTTCAGATGGAGCTTTGAGATGCTTTGCTTCATTAGCTGACAGATTCACAAGGCGTGGAGTTGACCCAGCCCCATTAGCTAAACATGGATTAACTGAGGAGTTGTTATCTCGCATGGCAGCTGCTGGTGGGACAGCCTCAGGACCATCTTCAGCTTGCAAACCTGGACGGAGTAGCACTGGAGCACCATCTACAGCTGCAGACTCTAAATTAAGTAATCAGGTGTCAACTATTGTAAGCCTGTTGTCAACCCTGTGTAGAGGCTCTCCAGTAGTAACACAT GATCTCCTAAGATCTGAGCTTCCAGATTCAATAGAAAGTGCGTTGCAGGGTGACGAGCGATGTGTGCTGGATACCATGCGGTTAGTAGATCTTCTTTTGGTGCTACTGTTCGAAGGCAGAAAAGCCCTGCCAAAATCCAGTGCTGGATCTACAGGCAGAATCCCAGGATTGAGGAGACTGGATAGTTCTGGGGAACGTTCTCATCGGCAACTGATAGATTGCATCCGCAGTAAGGATACTGATGCACTGATAGATGCAATTGACACAGGAG CTTTTGAAGTAAATTTTATGGATGATGTAGGACAAACTCTTTTAAACTGGGCCTCAGCTTTTGGAACTCAGGAAATG GTAGAATTCCTCTGTGAAAGGGGTGCTGATGTTAACAGAGGTCAGAGGTCATCCTCATTACATTATGCAGCATGTTTTGGAAGACCTCAGGTAGCAAAG ACTCTCTTACGACATGGTGCAAATCCTGATTTGAGAGATGAAGATGGGAAAACTCCTCTGGACAAAGCTCGGGAAAGGGGGCACAGTGAAGTAGTAGCTATTCTTCAGTCTCCAG ggGATTGGATGTGTCCTGTCAACAAAGGGgatgagaagaaaaagaaagatgcaaACAAGGATGAGGAAGAATGCAATGAACCCAAAGGAGATCCAGAAATGGCACCCATATACTTGAAAAGACTATTGCCTGTGTTTGCACAAACATTTCAACAAACTATGTTGCCTTCAATAAG GAAAGCAAGTCTTGCACTCATTAGAAAAATGATACATTTTTGTTCTGAGGCGCTCCTGAAAGAGGTTTGTGACTCTGATGCTGGCCACAACCTGCCCACAATACTGGTTGAGATAACAGCTACAGTGCTTGATCAAGAG gatgatgatgatggccATTTGTTAGCCTTGCAAATCATAAGGGATTTAGTGGATAAAGGTGGTGATCTTTTTCTAGACCAACTGGCTAGACTTGGCGTAATTAGTAAAGTGTCAACTTTGGCGGGACCATCATCTGATGATGAAAATGAAGAGGAGTCCAAACCTGAGAAG GAGGATGAACCACAAGAGGATGCTAAAGAACTGCAGCAGGGTAAACCATACCACTGGAGAGACTGGTCAATCATTAGGGGAAGGGACTGCCTGTATATCTGGAGTgatgctgcagccctggagctatCTAATGGTAGTAATGGATGGTTCAGATTTATCTTGGATGGAAAGCTGGCCACAATGTATTCCAGTGGGAGCCCTGAAGGAGGATCTGACAGCTCAG aaagTAGGAGTGAGTTCCTTGAGAAGTTGCAGAGGGCTCGAAGCCAAGTAAAACCATCTACCACAAGCCAGCCAATTTTATCAACACCAGGGCCAACTAAACTTACTGTAGGAAACTGGTCACTGACCTGTTTAAAAGAAGGAGAAATTGCTATTCACAATTCTGATGGTCAGCAAGCTACAATACTGAAAGAAGACCTGCCAGGCTTTGTGTTTGAATCCAACAGAGGAACAAAGCATTCGTTTACAGCTGAAACTTCCTTGG GGTCAGAATTTGTGACTGGCTGGACAGgtaaaagaggaagaaaactgAAATCTAAACTGGAGAAGACAAAACAAAAG GTGCGCACTATGGCAAGGGATTTGTATGATGATCATTTTAAAGCTGTTGAAAGTATGCCTCGAGGAGTAGTTGTAACACTGAGGAACATAGCAACACAGTTAGAGTCTGCATGGGAACTTCATGCAAACAGGCAG TGCATTGAGGGGGAAAATACGTGGAGAGATTTAATGAAGACTGCTCTGGAAAACTTAATTGTACTGTTGAAGGATGAGAATACTATTTCTCCATATGAAATGTGCAGTAGTGGCTTAGTTCAATCTCTGCTGACAGTTTTAAACAAT aaTGTTGATTTGGATGTGAAACAAGACTGTAGTCAACTGGTAGAGAGGATAAACGTTTTCAAAACAGCATTCAGCGAAAATGAGGATGATGAAAG TCGCCCAGCAGTTGCATTAATTCGGAAGTTGATAGCAGTGTTAGAATCCATTGAACGGCTACCTCTCCACTTGTATGATACACCAGGATCCACGTACAATCTTCAG ATCCTGACAAGGCGCTTGAGGTTTCGTTTGGAACGTGCCTCGGGGGAGACGTCTTTGATAGATCGAACTGGGAGAATGCTCAAGATGGAGCCACTGGCAACTGTTGAATCTCTAGAACAGTATCTCCTGAAAATG GTAGCAAAGCAGTGGTACGACTTTGATAGGGCTTCATTTGTTTTTGTACGAAAACTACGAGAAGGTCAGACATTTGTGTTCAGGCATCAACATGATTTTGatgaaaatggaattatttaCTGGATTGGAACAAATGCAAA AACTGCATATGAATGGGTAAATCCAGCAGCCTATGGATTAGTAGTGGTTACATCCTCAGAAGGAAGAAATCTGCCTTATGGTCGTTTAGAAGACATCCTGAGCCGTGACAGCTCAGCTCTCAATTGTCACACAAATGATGATAAGAATGCTTGGTTTGCCATAGACCTTGGCCTTTGGGTCATTCCATCAGCCTACACATTACGCCATGCTCGAGGTTATGGACgatctgctctcagaaattggGTTTTCCAGGTATCTAAGGATGGACAGAACTGGACTACTTTGTATACTCACGTTGATGACTGTAGTCTCAATGAACCAGG GTCTACAGCAACATGGCCTTTAGATCCTCCAAAAGATGAGAAACAAGGTTGGAGACATGTTAGAATAAAACAGATGGGAAAGAATGCCAGTGGGCAAACACACTACCTCTCCTTGTCTGGATTTGAACTTTATGGCACTGTGAATGGAGTATGTGAAGATCAGCTgg GAAAAGCTGCCAAAGAAGCTGAGGCAAATCTGAGAAGGCAGCGACGTCTGGTCCGTTCTCAGGTGTTGAAATACATGGTTCCAGGAGCTCGTGTAATCAGAGGAATTGATTGGAAATGGAGAGATCAGGATGGAAGCCCACAGGGGGAAGGCACTGTTACAGGAGAACTGCATAATG GCACAACGCAGTCATGGAGCAGCTTGGTGAAAAACAACTGTCCAGACAAGAcgactgctgctgcaggctcctcAAGTAGAAAAGGAAGCAGCAGTTCTGTGTGTAGCGTGGCAAGTAGCAGCGACATCAGCTTGGGTTCGACCAAAATGGAGCGGAGATCAGAAAGTGTATTGGAACAAAATATAGTTTCAGGCCCTGACGTCCATGAACCAATTGTTGTTCTGTCTTCTGCTGACAGTGTGCCTCAGGCTGACATAGGGTCATCTTCCAGTGCGAGCACCAGCACCTTAACAGCGGACATGGGAAACGAAAATGCAGAGAGGAAGTTAGGTCCTGATAACTCAATACGTGCTCCTGGGGAGTCCAGTGCTATATCCATGGGAATTGTTAGTGTAAGCTCTCCTGATGTGAGTTCAGTCTCTGAACTGACTAATAAAGAAGCAGCTTCCCAACGACCCCTGAGCTCTTCAGCAAGTAACAGACTCTCAGTCAGTTCTTTGTTGGCTGCTGGGGCACCCATGAGCTCCAGTGCGAGTGTTCCGAACTTATCATCTCGAGAAACTTCCAGCCTGGAGTCCTTTGTACGCAGAGTGGCAAACATAGCGCGTACCAATGCCACAAACAACATGAACTTAAGCCGGAGTAGCAGTGATAACAATACTAATACTTTGGGAAGAAATGTTGTGAGTAATGCAA CTTCTCCTCTTATGGGTGCCCAAAGTTTTCCTAATCTGACTACAACTGGTACCACATCAACAGTGACCATGTCTACATCCAGTGTTACTAGCAGCAGCAATGTAGCTACAGCAACTACAGTTTTATCTGTTGGTCAGTCGCTTAGTAATACTCTAACTACTAGCCTAACATCAACATCTAGTGAGAGCGAtacagggcaggaggcagaatATTCTTTATATG ATTTTCTTGATAGCTGCCGAGCTAGTACTCTGTTGGCAGAGTTAGATGATGATGAGGATCTACCTGAGCCAGATGAAGAAGATGATGAAAATGAAGATGATAACCAAGAAGATCAAGAATATGAAGAAGTTATG GAGGAAGAGGAGTATGAAACCAAAGGAGGCCGTAGGAGAACATGGGATGATGACTATGTGTTGAAACGACAGTTTTCTGCATTGGTTCCTGCTTTTGACCCAAGACCGGGTCGTACTAATGTGCAACAGACAACTGACCTAGAAATCCCTCCACCAG GTACGCCTCATTCAGAACTCTTGGAAGAGGTTGAGTGCATGCCTTCACCACGTTTAGCACTTACCTTGAAAGTTTCGGGTCTTGGAACAACTCGAGAAGTAGAACTGCCCCTAACAAACTTTCGATCCACCATCTTTTACTATGTACAGAAATTGTTACAGCTTTCCTGTAATGGCAGTGTGAAATCCGACAAACTTAGACGGATTTGGGAGCCAACATACAC AATCATGTACAGAGAAATGAAGGATTCTgataaagagaaagaaagtgGAAAAATG GGTTGCTGGTCAGTAGAGCATGTGGAGCAGTACCTTGGCACTGATGAATTACCAAAGAATGACTTGATAACCTACCTGCAGAAGAATGCAGACTCAGCTTTCCTGCGCCACTGGAAATTAACCGGCACTAATAAAAGTATTAGGAAAAACAGAAATTGTTCCCAGCTCATAGCTGCATACAAG GACTTTTGTGAACATGGATCAAAATCTGGATTGAGTCAAGGGGCCATTTCTACTCTTCAAAATTCTGATATCCTTAGTTTGGCCAAGGAGCAaccccaggccaaagctggcaGTGGACAGAACTCCTGTGGAGTGGAAGATGTTCTGCAGTTACTTAGAATTTTGTATATAGTTGCCAGTGACCCTTACACAACACGGACTTCTCAAGAAG AAGGAGATGAGCATCCTCAGTTTAACTTTCCACCAGATGAATTCACAAGTAAAAAAATTACTACAAAGATTCTGCAACAGATTGAG GAACCATTGGCACTAGCAAGTGGAGCTTTGCCAGATTGGTGTGAGCAACTAACAAGCAAGTGTCCTTTCTTAATTCCATTTGAAACGAGACAGTTGTACTTCACATGTACAGCATTTGGAGCatcaag AGCAATTGTATGGCTGCAGAACAGACGTGAAGCCACTGTGGAGCGGACAAGGACCACGAGCACAGTGCGCCGGGATGATCCAGGGGAATTCAGAGTTGGACGCCTCAAACATGAAAGAGTGAAAGTTCCGCGAGGTGAATCCTTGATGGAGTGGGCAGAAAATGTCATGCAGATTCATGCAGACAGAAAATCTGTTCTAGAG GTTGAGTTTTTAGGGGAGGAAGGAACAGGCCTGGGTCCTACCTTGGAATTTTATGCATTGGTGGCAGCAGAATTTCAGAGGACAGATTTGGGAGCTTGGCTTTGTGATGATGATTTTCCAGATGATGAGTCCCGACAG GTTGATATCGGTGGTGGACTGAAACCACCTGGCTACTATGTACAGAGATCATGTGGACTGTTTACAGCACCATTCCCACAAGATAGTGATGAACTTGAAAGAATAACCAAACTCTTTCATTTCCTTGGAATTTTCTTGGCTAAATGCATTCAGGACAATAGACTTGTGGATTTACCCATTTCTAagcctttttttaaactcatgTGTATGGGGGACATTAAAAGTAACATGAGCAAGTTGATATATGAATCGCGGGGTGACAGAGACTTGCACTGTACTGAAAGTCAGTCAGAGGCTTCCACAGAAGAAGGACATGATTCCTTGTCAGTAGGAAGTCTGGAAGAAGACTCCAAATCAGAATTTATTCTTGATCCACCAAAACCTAAGCCTCCTGCCTGGTTTAATGGAATTTTGACATGGGAAGACTTTGAATTAGTAAACCCACATAGAGCTAGGTTTCTAAAAGAAATTAAGGACCTTGCAATTAAAAGACGTCAAATTCTAAGCAACAAAAATCTGTCAGAAGATGAAAAGAACACCAAACTACAGGAATTAATGCTGAAGAATCCGTCAGGTTCAGGGCCTCCTCTTAGCATAGAGGACTTGGG tttaaattttcagttttgCCCTTCGTCCAAAGTATATGGGTTTACGGCTGTGGATCTCAAACCAGGTGGTGAAGATGAG ACTGTAACAATGGATAATGCAGAGGAGTATGTAGATCTCATGTTTGACTTCTGCATGCATACTGGTATACAGAAACAAATGGAGGCCTTCAGAG ATGGCTTCAATAGAGTCTTTCCAATGGAGAAGCTGAGTTCCTTCAGCCATGAAGAGGTTCAGATGATTCTGTGTGGAAATCAATCACCTTCTTGGGCAGCTGAGGATATCATCAATTACACCGAACCCAAACTGGGATATACAAGAGATAG CCCTGGATTCCTTCGATTTGTGAGAGTCTTGTGTGGAATGTCCTCAGATGAGAGGAAGGCTTTCCTGCAGTTCACCACGGGTTGTTCGACGCTCCCACCCGGGGGGCTGGCAAACCTCCACCCCCGGCTCACTGTTGTGCGCAAG GTTGATGCTACAGATGCAAGTTACCCATCTGTGAATACATGTGTGCATTACCTGAAGTTGCCTGAGTATTCTTCCGAGGAGATTATGAGGGAGCGTCTGCTAGCTGCTACCATGGAGAAAGGCTTCCATCTCAACTGA